tgtgtgtgtgttgtgttttgtgttgttttgtgtgtgtatgtgtgtgtgtatgtgtgtgaatgtgtggtgtgtgtatgtgtatgtgtatgagtatgtgagtctatgtatatgtatgtgtatgtgctgtgtgtgtgtgtgtgtgtgtgtgtctgtgtctgtgtctgtgtgtgtgtgtgtgtgtgtgtgtgtgtgtgtgtgtgtgtgtgtgtgtgtgtgtgtgtgtgtgtgtgtgtgtgtgtgtgttttaacaagTAAATATTGTTATGGCTACAACCATCTTTTATTTAGAAATAAATGGAATAACAAATATTTAAGTTTATAAAAATAAACTTTTCATGAATTTCTGCCTTAGAATTTGTGTTTTGAAATGGGAGGAATAGAAGTGTATAAGTTGCAAAATCCGGAATAAAAACTACAAATGTGAGAGAAAGTATTATTTTGTAGATTGTAAAatgtacttgatttttttttctttgagatatttctttatttatcctttcctcctcttttacatATTGTTTCTTGTTTTAGAATCTCCCTGTTCTTCCTGTATTCCAATTATATTTCCAATGTCTTCCACAGCTGGTCTAGATCGCCTGATAGGTCAGTTGGATGGGGAGTATCTGGCTAATTTCTGTAGTATTCTGGCTGTCACCATCTCAGACCTTGATGTGTATGAAAACAAGACTCTGTGTAAGTATTTAAGATCTATGAAGGCAAgactttgtgtttgtatttatagtgTTGCATTTGTGTATAGTTCTTTAATTAATATgagagttgttgttattgttaatgatacttTATCTCAGTTACATGGATTGCTTGCTAGTACAGCACAAACAAAATGAAACTGTTGTTTTTATAGTAAGTTTATTTTAATGTTACTAGATTTAATTCTATGATATGATGTTATTTGATATGAATTGATCTTATTAGGggtattttctttattcaaacTTTTTATCAACCACATATTGCTGTCAAAATGTAGTGTCCATTGTAGTGTTGTTTTGTCTTTGCACATAGATGTCTCCAAAAGTGCTGAGCcaaaaaggagtcaattagtataCCTCTTGTGACCTcgcctgatttcacctttccatAAGTTTATGTGAAAAGTGTTttcttttactaatgctatcagttttgatgatgaaattatccttattatagagATAAtacaatgttattgatattactaacagcaatataaaATACCAggaaatatttctgaaaatcaaggaaaagggttagCTAGATAATACTAGAAATAGGCTTATTGGTGCCttggtacttgtggagccatctgaaCTAAACTCACAGTGGACGCATCATggatgtacagctacacagaaaaataaTGTTAGAAGATCATACTAAACATTCTGCCACAAGCAGCAGTACTTTTTGaaatattgttgttgatgcttcaaaactgttggtatccctgattttccaactTTCCAACTGCTAACAGGTGATTATCTGATATGCAAGCCCTCCATCACGGGTGGTATTTGTAGTGGCTCGGACATGACAAAGTAAACATCAGagccggaggtggggggggggtcagagatttagtcataactcctttatttttacatatttagcagaaatattacgTCACGGGATTGCCAAAGCCGACTAGATTACAGGAGATGTTTTTCAATTTTTcgagtatttaaaaaaatattcttcGAAAATTCATTTGACGGCCCCCTTAAAAGATTTACCATATATATGAAGCTgctactattggagaaaaacaaactcggTATTATGAGCCATTGGCATGGGAATTGTCATGATATGATGCCATGTGTTTTTCTGTCCACAACAGCCTTGGCATGAACGTGCATACCACCTGGTGGCAAGTAGTAAAAGGTCAGCTGAGTCAAATGACCTCCGAGTTCCTTATGCACTGCAAAGGTGTTGATAACTGCCATGTCAAATAGGGTGAACAAAACCTTTTCATACCATGTGAGGGATTTGTGAGCAGTTGGATATGATTAAGCCTGCTGATTGCTCATGTTGACCTCCTTTACCCCACCATTGTCATTTACAACCACTTGGGGTTTGACACACAAAAACCCACTGTGGGACAGGGTGGCGACCATCTCACTTCTGTGGACAATGAACAGCATTGTCACCATATGCTTGTTGTACCACTGCATTCACAACATGCCTGTAGATGTACTCTGACTGTCCTCATCTCTGATGACTTTCACCCACAAATTGGTAGACATGAACTTCCAGTTGACACGCACTGTGCCAACCGTTTTATGTACCAGGTTTGCAGGTAATGGTATAGGGTTGGGGAGGTATACCAATTATTGGTATGGAGCTCATACCCTTTCACAAACAAGTTCCCGACACCCATCAAATTGACTTTCATCCCGAAGTGCGTGCACTTGGTGGGGATGAAGGTCACAGCTGCAAATCTCCCCCTCCTGGAcacactctccttcttccaccagaAATCAGGTTATCCAGGACAGCTCCTGCTTCCATTGCACATAGACAGACAGTGGCTCCTCTGAATTTTAGAGTAGTGTCCTTTTGGAACATTAATCTAGATCAGAATTATCACTGTTGTCACTGCTAAGGCTtctgttgctattactgttgatATGACTCCTACCCCTCAGCACAAAGCTCTTGCCACATTAATCTGACAAAAGATCGTAAAAGTGCGAGGGGCCAGCCAAGGTGGAAGGCTGAGGGTTAACAGGACTTTCAACAGTGGCAGCAGACAAAATTTACATATGAGGCATCTTCAGGGTATTTACAGAACTAGACTGAATTGTACTGCTAAAACACCTCTCTCTGTTACCTTTGCCAGCCAGTCAGATTGCGCCATTTCACTTGTTTACACACTTTATTGTTGGGCAATCTACCTTGTTCCTTTTTCCCTTGTTCGACTACCGTAAGCcttgtttttggtattttttatttttatttttcatttttcatttttgtctttgctttttgctttgtttagttttttcttcttctttttttttttttttacataccaaTCCCTCACATAAAATGGCcactttgtatatctatatcatgcTATTGACCTCTGTCCACTCCAGCCCCCCTGACACACACTCAaggacatgtaaacatacatatatccacacatacacacaaacgcatgcacacacaaacacgcacacaaaaacatgcacacaaaaacatgcacacaaaaacatgtacacaaaaacatgcacacaaaaacatgcacacaaaaacatgcacacaaaaacatgcacacacacacacacacacacacacacacacacacacacacacacacacacacacacacacacacacacacacacacacacacacacacacacacacacacacatgcccgctcCTCAACTTGAATTACCACTCAtattcataagcacacacatacagacatgaacGCACTCGATTGCCAGATGATTGACAGGTGTTACTCACacacattattggtattatattacCCAATGAATATTGTCATATTCCACAATGCTCAAAACATACTGGTAATATATTCAAATTTAATACTTTGTGTTCCCACCCCCTGCTGCCGAGACACAGTTCAAGTGTTGATGCACATTTACCACTAACTTGTCTATCAAGGCATGGCCTTCCTCACAGAGTGGACATTCACATGCTTACAAGGCATTATTTATGACTGTGACATGATTATGAGTTTGTTCTTGCCACATGCATTTTAACATGGCTGCCCTTACATTTTCTGGAGATCTGGGTGAATGAGGCAGAGTATGTTCGCAAACCAATTCCAAACATCACAGCTGGTGTAGATGGGGTTATTGTGTTGAATAAGATAGAAGGGCTCAGTTTCAGGAAACACCATAGCCCTAACTGTTGGGAGGAAAACCTCAAGGATTTCTATATATCTGCTGCCCGTTAATTTGAAGGGCCAATATCCTTGAACTCCCTGACACCATTTGCATGCATCCACCCAAACAACCTTGCAGTGATTCAGCCACTCCTGCTCGTGACTAAATTCTCTGGTTCATATCTGTTAAATGATAATACTGCAttagatatagagataatatgatatgtacatagagatatttttatataaaagtttTTTAGCATTCATAGTTGCTTATCTGCAaattgcaaggcatattccatcctGGACGAGTATTCGAGACCTTATGAATCAGGATGAGATCAATTTGAACCCCAAAATGTCAGCCCTTCTGCAACATCAGGTTCTGTTCATTATTTGGTATTGTGACACCCCTCTTAATAGTTTTTTATGTATCCGTACATGCCAGCCCATGCAACATTGGAATAAGTTAAGTATGATTTTAATATTTGTACTTTTTCCAGTGTATGAACAGAGTAAACTCCGCAGTAACATCAAATGTCTCTCGCCATTACGAGATATAAACCAGGAATTTGTTCTTAGCATCCCAGAGTTTCTTCCCAGACTAGTGAATTTTGCCACAAATCTTCCATGTGAGTATAAGAAATCATTTCAGTATTTGTATCATTACACAGTTGTATTATTGCCATTTGAGCTTTGCAAATTTTCACTTTTCCTTACAATAGGAATGTGAGAGCTATTGAAAATGATACTAAACatgatttgattttcttttaccattatttttatgactaaCAATTAACTGAGGCCTAGTTGTTAGTGCTAGTGTTAGTTAGTtgtaagtaacattttgttatttgtataatgTAAAGAAAATTTCATAATCAGTTTTCTGCAATGCAACCTGCACAGCCAGGAATAGGTTCCTGAGTGTGGAAATAGTGTCCTTCCTGGAGCTGGCGCTCTTGCAGTCATGGCTCATGGATAGTATATTCCAGTTATTTATCGATGGAAGTAATGCAGAAGCCCCCTGCCAAATGTCagatgagtctaatcaccctccaagtcTTTCTTGGAGGGTGAGTCTTTCCCGCCACATTGGCCTTCATTCAGAAtgctcatgatggcaagtttgCATCGCCCCGGCCCACAGTCAGATTTccccatgatggcatgttcacgtcacccaCACTGCAAACCCAATTTTTTAATGATTTGATGGTCTTCTCATCCAGATCGTCAAATTACTCTATGATATGAATAAGTACTCAGTCACACTCTTCTATCTTCACATGCTAAAATTTATTCTTAATACTCTCTAAAATTTATACAGATGAACCGCGATATGAGGGCATTACTATGGAAGTTGATCATTGGATAAGGTTAATAGAAGACTCAATGTCTGATGTCCTGAATGAACACAACCCTCTCATTGTCACAGGTAAGTCTGTagattgattttctttcttctttctgtttgatGTTTTTCTTAGTAATATACATTAATGCAGTGACAGGTTTTGACAAGAATGTTGGTATTTGGCTTGCATGCATCAAACTGCAAAGTAATGTTTTAAGTGataaaagaacaaacaacaaacaaaaaagcaggcCTTTGTATTTGCTGTAATGAGTATTCTCCTGAAAAAAAGTGAGGAAAGAAGAATTATCTGAGGATGAGATGAAATCTAAGTTGCATGAATTAGATCCAAGAACTTTGTGAGAAATATTAGGGCTTATAGTATTCTTATGCATTAATTATGCATATTAGAGATGATCCAAACTCCTATTTGGTTCTCTGATTGAATTATGTAAAGCTGCCTTAGTTGTGTATATCCTTGtttatgtaattattttcttGTGAAACAAAATCTGTTCCAAGAATCACAGGCCTGTGTAATGCATTTTTCATTCTAGGCTATCCAATTATAAGTATGATTACTGGCATTCATTTAACTTTGTGTCAATATAAATATTAATCTGCTTATTAAAGCAAGGATAAGAACATTTTCAATAAAGTACTTACAATCATTCAAATCATTATCCATATGAAATTATATAACCATTAAGGTtaatctacttttcttttctttttcaatgacTTATTGCATATTTTCAGTATACAAATTATATTAACCCGTAACCCAGTTAGTAATTTGTAGCCCTTAGTGACAGTGCCAgatttccccattccttgaatttacaggaaaatggaaattgattgtgttgttttttattgactttaggatgattataatgttcAAATACTATTGACAGTGAGAACAATAGAATGATGTAAGAAtctgaaaatcaaagaaaagggtaTGTAAACAGAAGTGATAGATAGGACTAGAACTGATTATAAATTGTgcaatgtttttattgtttttcttttaatgtggtTGATAGGATTTGATTTTAACAcaagcatcatatatatatccaactttGGGGTTCAGCAATAATGCATGAGCAATGGTGTCGTGCAAAATAAACCAAATCTACCGGCTTGTTAGTTGTGGCAATCGATCATATGGTCCTGTGCCATATTGTTACAACCAGCTTAGACCTTGAGGATAGcaaagattttgttttttgttttcattgaagctcagataatcaaagaaacaaaataatgataaggcaGCTGCTTTGTACTAAATCTATATGACTGAGAACCATGAAGACCAAAGTCCATCTGAAATGACAAATTTGTATAAAGACTTAATTGATATAGGCCTAGAAATTTTGTATTATTACATCACAAAAATAAAGTGTTGTAGGAAAAAAACGTGACAAgattatatttcaaaatatcaGCCCTTTATAAAACATTAATtccaacaaataaaagaataaagcaaGGTCACTTGATAACTACAAATTCTTGTTACTCTAACCATTTCTCATTATGtctgcacacatgtacacacatttgtaaattagtacatatatttaaacattcatgggtaattttctatattacgtccgcataaccgat
This portion of the Penaeus vannamei isolate JL-2024 chromosome 11, ASM4276789v1, whole genome shotgun sequence genome encodes:
- the LOC138859075 gene encoding short transient receptor potential channel 4-associated protein-like yields the protein MSSTAGLDRLIGQLDGEYLANFCSILAVTISDLDVYENKTLLYEQSKLRSNIKCLSPLRDINQEFVLSIPEFLPRLVNFATNLPYEPRYEGITMEVDHWIRLIEDSMSDVLNEHNPLIVTGKSVD